A genomic window from Glycine max cultivar Williams 82 chromosome 17, Glycine_max_v4.0, whole genome shotgun sequence includes:
- the LOC100819411 gene encoding pleiotropic drug resistance protein 3 isoform X1, producing MELTPRGRTQGHVLTFERDADSFVEEDKELQSKWAAIEKLPTFKRIKTSFVDVSQEEGASSSSTVITLRSGSKRVADVSKLGAVEKRLFIDKLIKHIENDNLQLLQKLRERMDRVNVKLPTVEVKYKNLNVRAECEVVQGKALPTLWNSFSSSLSGFMKTISCTSQGAEISILNNVSGIIKPSRLTLLLGPPGCGKTTLLKALAGKLEQSLKVSGEISYNGYKLGEFVPQKTSAYISQYDLHVPEMTVRETIDFSARCQGVGGRADLVAEISRREIEEGIIPDPDIDTYMKAISVEGQSENLQTEYVLKILGLDICADILVGDALDRGISGGQKKRLTTGEMIVGPIKALFMDEISTGLDSSTTFQIVTCLQQLVHITDATAVLSLLQPAPETYELFDDLILMAEGKIVYHGPRSQALQFFKDCGFWCPERKGVADFLQEVISKKDQRQYWYRNDIPYKYVSVDEFSQIFKSSYWGRMLNDELSRPDDKSESHKNALSFSKYSLGKLDLFKACMKREILLMKRNSFIYVFKTAQLTITAIITMTVFIRTQRTVDLIGANYLLGSLYYTLVRLMTNGVAELIMTITRLPVVDKQKEFYLYPAWAYCLPSAILKIPFSVLDSIVWTSVTYYVIGYSPEITRQVHCLISCTHKIAFFSFILQSFSYLSLFYWIRFLRQFLLLVTLHMSSTSMCRCLASVFKTDVAATTVGSLVLVLMFLFGGFILPRPSLPRWLRWGFWLSPMSYGEIGITLNEFLAPRWQKIKVGNVTEGREVLRSHGLDFDSHFYWISVGALLGFTILFDFGFVLALSYIKQPKMSRALVSKERLSQLRERETSNSVELKSVTVDVGHTPRENQSTGKMVLPFEPLSIAFKDVQYFVDIPPEMKKHGSDEKRLQLLCDITGAFRPGILTALMGVSGAGKTTLMDVLSGRKTGGIIEGDIRIGGYPKVQKTFERVSGYCEQNDIHSPYITVEESVTYSAWLRLPTEIDSVTKGKFVEEVLETIELDGIKDCLVGIPGQSGLSTEQRKRLTIAVELVSNPSIIFMDEPTSGLDARAAAVVMRAVKNVVATGRTTVCTIHQPSIDIFETFDELILMKSGGRIIYSGMLGHHSSRLIEYFQNIPGVPKIKDNYNPATWMLEATSASVEAELKIDFAQIYKESHLCRDTLELVRELSEPPPGTKDLHFSTRFPQNSLGQFMACLWKQHLSYWRSPEYNLTRFIFMIVCAIMFGAVFWQKGNKINNQQDLFNVLGSMYIAVIFLGLNYCSTILPYVATERAVLYREKFAGMYSSTAYSFAQVAIEIPYILVQSILYVAITYPMIGFHWSVQKVFWYFYTTFCTFLYFVYLGMMVMSMSSNLDIASVLSTAVYTIFNLFSGFLMPGPKIPKWWVWCYWICPTAWSLNGLLTSQYGDIEKEVLVFGERKSVGSFLRDYYGFRHDRLSLVAVVLIVYPIVYASLFAYFIKKMNYQKR from the exons ATGGAGTTAACTCCAAGAGGAAGAACTCAAGGTCATGTGTTGACCTTTGAGAGAGATGCAGATTCCTTTGTGGAGGAAGATAAGGAGCTTCAGTCCAAGTGGGCTGCTATAGAGAAACTACCAACTTTCAAAAGGATTAAGACTTCTTTTGTTGATGTCAGTCAGGAGGAGGGTGCAAGCAGCAGCAGCACCGTCATCACGTTGAGAAGCGGAAGCAAAAGGGTGGCTGATGTTTCCAAGCTTGGAGCTGTGGAAAAGCGTTTGTTCATTGACAAGCTCATCAAGCACATTGAGAATGATAACCTCCAACTGCTGCAGAAACTAAGAGAAAGGATGGACAG AGTCAATGTGAAGTTACCTACTGTGGAGGTCAAGTACAAGAACCTGAATGTAAGAGCAGAATGTGAGGTTGTTCAAGGGAAGGCACTGCCAACTCTTTGGAACTCTTTTTCTAGCTCACTTTCT GGTTTCATGAAGACTATATCGTGTACTTCTCAAGGAGCAGAGATAAGCATTCTGAATAATGTCAGTGGCATCATAAAGCCCTCAAG GCTTACTCTTCTTCTCGGTCCACCAGGGTGTGGGAAAACCACTTTGTTAAAGGCACTTGCTGGAAAACTAGAGCAATCTCTCAAG GTTTCTGGAGAAATCTCTTACAATGGTTACAAGCTAGGTGAATTTGTTCCCCAAAAAACATCTGCTTACATAAGCCAGTATGACCTGCACGTTCCAGAGATGACAGTGAGAGAAACGATTGACTTTTCGGCACGCTGCCAGGGTGTTGGAGGCAGAGCTG ATCTAGTGGCTGAAATCAGCAGGAGAGAAATAGAAGAAGGGATCATTCCTGACCCAGATATTGATACCTATATGAAG GCAATTTCAGTTGAAGGACAAAGTGAAAATCTTCAAACTGAATATGTTTTAAAG ATTCTTGGACTGGATATCTGTGCTGACATACTGGTAGGTGATGCTCTAGATAGAGGCATTTCAGGTGGACAGAAGAAAAGGCTAACTACAG GAGAAATGATTGTGGGTCCTATAAAAGCTCTTTTTATGGATGAAATATCAACTGGCTTGGACAGCTCCACAACCTTTCAAATAGTTACATGTCTCCAGCAATTGGTGCACATCACTGATGCAACTGCAGTGCTTTCACTCCTTCAACCAGCACCAGAAACCTATGAGTTATTTGATGATCTTATATTAATGGCAGAGGGGAAGATAGTATACCATGGCCCCCGCAGTCAAGCACTCCAATTTTTTAAGGATTGTGGTTTCTGGTGCCCGGAAAGAAAAGGAGTGGCAGACTTTCTTCAAGAG GTAATCTCTAAGAAGGATCAAAGGCAATACTGGTACCGCAATGATATTCCTTACAAATATGTTTCAGTGGATGAATTCTCTCAAATATTCAAATCAAGTTATTGGGGGAGAATGTTAAATGATGAGCTCTCACGGCCAGATGATAAATCTGAATCCCATAAAAATGCTTTATCATTTAGCAAGTACTCCTTGGGAAAATTGGATTTGTTTAAAGCTTGTATGAAGAGAGAGATTCTTCTCATGAAACGGAACTCATTTATCTATGTCTTTAAAACTGCACAG CTTACAATCACAGCTATCATAACAATGACAGTCTTCATACGTACTCAGCGGACTGTGGACTTGATAGGTGCAAACTATTTATTGGGTTCATTGTACTATACTCTTGTCCGCCTCATGACTAATGGAGTTGCAGAGTTGATCATGACTATTACTAGACTCCCTGTTGTTGATAAGCAGAAGGAATTCTATCTCTATCCAGCTTGGGCTTACTGCCTTCCATCTGCCATTCTAAAGATTCCATTTTCAGTTCTTGATTCTATAGTTTGGACATCCGTAACATATTATGTTATAGGCTACAGCCCTGAAATAACAAGGCAAGTACATTGTTTAATTTCATGCACACACAAAATagccttcttttcttttattttgcaaagtttttcttatctctctctcttttattgGATTAGGTTCCTCCGCCAGTTTCTTTTGCTTGTCACTTTGCATATGTCATCAACCTCCATGTGTCGTTGCCTTGCTTcggttttcaaaactgatgttgCAGCTACAACTGTTGGTTCCTTGGTCTTAGTACTGATGTTCTTGTTTGGAGGCTTTATTCTTCCTCGGC CATCACTACCACGGTGGTTGAGGTGGGGATTTTGGCTTTCTCCCATGTCATATGGGGAAATAGGAATAACACTAAATGAATTTCTTGCTCCTCGCTGGCAAAAG ATCAAAGTGGGAAATGTCACTGAAGGGAGGGAGGTTCTTAGGAGTCATGGTTTAGACTTTGACAGCCACTTCTATTGGATATCAGTTGGCGCCCTACTTGGTTTCACCATACTATTTGATTTTGGATTTGTCTTGGCATTATCATACATAAAAC AGCCTAAGATGTCTCGAGCTTTAGTCTCAAAAGAGAGGCTCTCTCAACTAAGGGAACGAGAAACAAGCAATAGTGTGGAACTGAAGTCAGTTACTGTTGATGTTGGCCACACACCAAGGGAAAATCAAAGCACAG GGAAAATGGTCTTGCCCTTTGAGCCACTGTCAATAGCATTTAAGGATGTTCAGTATTTTGTTGACATTCCTCCG GAGATGAAAAAACATGGTTCCGATGAGAAAAGGCTACAATTGCTTTGTGATATCACAGGAGCCTTTAGGCCAGGAATTCTCACTGCACTGATGGGGGTCAGTGGAGCAGGAAAGACAACTCTGATGGATGTTCTTTCAGGAAGAAAAACTGGAGGTATCATTGAAGGAGATATAAGAATCGGAGGCTACCCCAAAGTGCAAAAGACATTTGAAAGAGTTTCAGGTTACTGTGAGCAGAATGACATACATTCTCCATATATAACCGTTGAAGAATCTGTCACATACTCAGCTTGGTTGCGGTTGCCAACAGAAATTGATTCTGTCACGAAAGGG AAATTTGTTGAAGAAGTCCTTGAAACAATTGAACTTGATGGTATAAAGGATTGTTTAGTTGGCATCCCTGGCCAAAGTGGCTTGTCTACCGAACAACGTAAAAGACTAACCATTGCAGTGGAGCTGGTTTCCAATCCATCAATAATATTCATGGATGAACCTACATCTGGTTTGGATGCTCGAGCAGCTGCAGTTGTTATGCGTGCAGTGAAGAATGTTGTTGCCACTGGCAGGACGACGGTTTGCACTATACACCAACCAAGCATCGACATATTTGAGACTTTTGATGAG TTGATTCTAATGAAATCTGGAGGACGGATTATTTATAGTGGAATGCTAGGCCATCATTCAAGTAGACTGATTGAATATTTTCAG AATATACCTGGGGTGCCAAAGATCAAGGACAATTATAATCCTGCAACCTGGATGTTGGAAGCTACCTCTGCATCTGTAGAAGCagaacttaaaatagattttgcACAAATATATAAAGAGTCACACCTTTGCCG GGATACCCTTGAATTGGTGAGAGAGTTGAGTGAACCACCGCCAGGTACAAAAGACTTGCACTTTTCAACTCGCTTCCCACAAAATAGTTTGGGACAGTTTATGGCATGCCTTTGGAAGCAACACTTGTCTTATTGGAGAAGTCCTGAGTACAACTTAACTCGTTTCATTTTCATGATTGTTTGTGCAATCATGTTTGGAGCAGTATTCTGGCAGAAAGGGAATAAAAT AAACAATCAGCAGGATTTGTTCAACGTACTTGGATCAATGTATATTGCTGTAATATTCTTGGGTCTAAATTACTGTTCAACAATTCTACCATATGTGGCTACTGAGCGTGCTGTCTTGTACCGAGAAAAATTCGCTGGAATGTACTCTTCCACAGCTTATTCATTTGCACAG GTGGCCATTGAAATACCATATATCTTGGTGCAATCAATTTTATATGTGGCTATCACATATCCAATGATAGGTTTCCATTGGTCAGTTCAGAAAGTGTTTTGGTACTTCTACACCACATTCTGTACATTTTTATACTTTGTATATCTTGGAATGATGGTAATGTCGATGAGCTCAAATCTCGATATAGCTTCTGTATTGTCGACTGCAGTCTACACCATATTCAATCTCTTTTCTGGATTTCTCATGCCAGGACCG AAAATTCCTAAATGGTGGGTTTGGTGCTACTGGATTTGTCCTACTGCTTGGTCCTTGAATGGCCTCCTAACTTCACAATATGGAGACATAGAGAAGGAGGTACTCGTATTTGGGGAACGAAAATCAGTTGGTTCCTTTTTAAGAGATTACTATGGCTTCCGGCATGACAGATTAAGCCTTGTGGCTGTGGTGCTCATTGTGTACCCAATTGTCTACGCTTCTCTGTTTGCCTATTtcataaagaaaatgaattacCAAAAGAGATAA
- the LOC100819411 gene encoding pleiotropic drug resistance protein 3 isoform X2: MELTPRGRTQGHVLTFERDADSFVEEDKELQSKWAAIEKLPTFKRIKTSFVDVSQEEGASSSSTVITLRSGSKRVADVSKLGAVEKRLFIDKLIKHIENDNLQLLQKLRERMDRVNVKLPTVEVKYKNLNVRAECEVVQGKALPTLWNSFSSSLSGFMKTISCTSQGAEISILNNVSGIIKPSRLTLLLGPPGCGKTTLLKALAGKLEQSLKVSGEISYNGYKLGEFVPQKTSAYISQYDLHVPEMTVRETIDFSARCQGVGGRADLVAEISRREIEEGIIPDPDIDTYMKAISVEGQSENLQTEYVLKILGLDICADILVGDALDRGISGGQKKRLTTGEMIVGPIKALFMDEISTGLDSSTTFQIVTCLQQLVHITDATAVLSLLQPAPETYELFDDLILMAEGKIVYHGPRSQALQFFKDCGFWCPERKGVADFLQEVISKKDQRQYWYRNDIPYKYVSVDEFSQIFKSSYWGRMLNDELSRPDDKSESHKNALSFSKYSLGKLDLFKACMKREILLMKRNSFIYVFKTAQLTITAIITMTVFIRTQRTVDLIGANYLLGSLYYTLVRLMTNGVAELIMTITRLPVVDKQKEFYLYPAWAYCLPSAILKIPFSVLDSIVWTSVTYYVIGYSPEITRFLRQFLLLVTLHMSSTSMCRCLASVFKTDVAATTVGSLVLVLMFLFGGFILPRPSLPRWLRWGFWLSPMSYGEIGITLNEFLAPRWQKIKVGNVTEGREVLRSHGLDFDSHFYWISVGALLGFTILFDFGFVLALSYIKQPKMSRALVSKERLSQLRERETSNSVELKSVTVDVGHTPRENQSTGKMVLPFEPLSIAFKDVQYFVDIPPEMKKHGSDEKRLQLLCDITGAFRPGILTALMGVSGAGKTTLMDVLSGRKTGGIIEGDIRIGGYPKVQKTFERVSGYCEQNDIHSPYITVEESVTYSAWLRLPTEIDSVTKGKFVEEVLETIELDGIKDCLVGIPGQSGLSTEQRKRLTIAVELVSNPSIIFMDEPTSGLDARAAAVVMRAVKNVVATGRTTVCTIHQPSIDIFETFDELILMKSGGRIIYSGMLGHHSSRLIEYFQNIPGVPKIKDNYNPATWMLEATSASVEAELKIDFAQIYKESHLCRDTLELVRELSEPPPGTKDLHFSTRFPQNSLGQFMACLWKQHLSYWRSPEYNLTRFIFMIVCAIMFGAVFWQKGNKINNQQDLFNVLGSMYIAVIFLGLNYCSTILPYVATERAVLYREKFAGMYSSTAYSFAQVAIEIPYILVQSILYVAITYPMIGFHWSVQKVFWYFYTTFCTFLYFVYLGMMVMSMSSNLDIASVLSTAVYTIFNLFSGFLMPGPKIPKWWVWCYWICPTAWSLNGLLTSQYGDIEKEVLVFGERKSVGSFLRDYYGFRHDRLSLVAVVLIVYPIVYASLFAYFIKKMNYQKR; encoded by the exons ATGGAGTTAACTCCAAGAGGAAGAACTCAAGGTCATGTGTTGACCTTTGAGAGAGATGCAGATTCCTTTGTGGAGGAAGATAAGGAGCTTCAGTCCAAGTGGGCTGCTATAGAGAAACTACCAACTTTCAAAAGGATTAAGACTTCTTTTGTTGATGTCAGTCAGGAGGAGGGTGCAAGCAGCAGCAGCACCGTCATCACGTTGAGAAGCGGAAGCAAAAGGGTGGCTGATGTTTCCAAGCTTGGAGCTGTGGAAAAGCGTTTGTTCATTGACAAGCTCATCAAGCACATTGAGAATGATAACCTCCAACTGCTGCAGAAACTAAGAGAAAGGATGGACAG AGTCAATGTGAAGTTACCTACTGTGGAGGTCAAGTACAAGAACCTGAATGTAAGAGCAGAATGTGAGGTTGTTCAAGGGAAGGCACTGCCAACTCTTTGGAACTCTTTTTCTAGCTCACTTTCT GGTTTCATGAAGACTATATCGTGTACTTCTCAAGGAGCAGAGATAAGCATTCTGAATAATGTCAGTGGCATCATAAAGCCCTCAAG GCTTACTCTTCTTCTCGGTCCACCAGGGTGTGGGAAAACCACTTTGTTAAAGGCACTTGCTGGAAAACTAGAGCAATCTCTCAAG GTTTCTGGAGAAATCTCTTACAATGGTTACAAGCTAGGTGAATTTGTTCCCCAAAAAACATCTGCTTACATAAGCCAGTATGACCTGCACGTTCCAGAGATGACAGTGAGAGAAACGATTGACTTTTCGGCACGCTGCCAGGGTGTTGGAGGCAGAGCTG ATCTAGTGGCTGAAATCAGCAGGAGAGAAATAGAAGAAGGGATCATTCCTGACCCAGATATTGATACCTATATGAAG GCAATTTCAGTTGAAGGACAAAGTGAAAATCTTCAAACTGAATATGTTTTAAAG ATTCTTGGACTGGATATCTGTGCTGACATACTGGTAGGTGATGCTCTAGATAGAGGCATTTCAGGTGGACAGAAGAAAAGGCTAACTACAG GAGAAATGATTGTGGGTCCTATAAAAGCTCTTTTTATGGATGAAATATCAACTGGCTTGGACAGCTCCACAACCTTTCAAATAGTTACATGTCTCCAGCAATTGGTGCACATCACTGATGCAACTGCAGTGCTTTCACTCCTTCAACCAGCACCAGAAACCTATGAGTTATTTGATGATCTTATATTAATGGCAGAGGGGAAGATAGTATACCATGGCCCCCGCAGTCAAGCACTCCAATTTTTTAAGGATTGTGGTTTCTGGTGCCCGGAAAGAAAAGGAGTGGCAGACTTTCTTCAAGAG GTAATCTCTAAGAAGGATCAAAGGCAATACTGGTACCGCAATGATATTCCTTACAAATATGTTTCAGTGGATGAATTCTCTCAAATATTCAAATCAAGTTATTGGGGGAGAATGTTAAATGATGAGCTCTCACGGCCAGATGATAAATCTGAATCCCATAAAAATGCTTTATCATTTAGCAAGTACTCCTTGGGAAAATTGGATTTGTTTAAAGCTTGTATGAAGAGAGAGATTCTTCTCATGAAACGGAACTCATTTATCTATGTCTTTAAAACTGCACAG CTTACAATCACAGCTATCATAACAATGACAGTCTTCATACGTACTCAGCGGACTGTGGACTTGATAGGTGCAAACTATTTATTGGGTTCATTGTACTATACTCTTGTCCGCCTCATGACTAATGGAGTTGCAGAGTTGATCATGACTATTACTAGACTCCCTGTTGTTGATAAGCAGAAGGAATTCTATCTCTATCCAGCTTGGGCTTACTGCCTTCCATCTGCCATTCTAAAGATTCCATTTTCAGTTCTTGATTCTATAGTTTGGACATCCGTAACATATTATGTTATAGGCTACAGCCCTGAAATAACAAG GTTCCTCCGCCAGTTTCTTTTGCTTGTCACTTTGCATATGTCATCAACCTCCATGTGTCGTTGCCTTGCTTcggttttcaaaactgatgttgCAGCTACAACTGTTGGTTCCTTGGTCTTAGTACTGATGTTCTTGTTTGGAGGCTTTATTCTTCCTCGGC CATCACTACCACGGTGGTTGAGGTGGGGATTTTGGCTTTCTCCCATGTCATATGGGGAAATAGGAATAACACTAAATGAATTTCTTGCTCCTCGCTGGCAAAAG ATCAAAGTGGGAAATGTCACTGAAGGGAGGGAGGTTCTTAGGAGTCATGGTTTAGACTTTGACAGCCACTTCTATTGGATATCAGTTGGCGCCCTACTTGGTTTCACCATACTATTTGATTTTGGATTTGTCTTGGCATTATCATACATAAAAC AGCCTAAGATGTCTCGAGCTTTAGTCTCAAAAGAGAGGCTCTCTCAACTAAGGGAACGAGAAACAAGCAATAGTGTGGAACTGAAGTCAGTTACTGTTGATGTTGGCCACACACCAAGGGAAAATCAAAGCACAG GGAAAATGGTCTTGCCCTTTGAGCCACTGTCAATAGCATTTAAGGATGTTCAGTATTTTGTTGACATTCCTCCG GAGATGAAAAAACATGGTTCCGATGAGAAAAGGCTACAATTGCTTTGTGATATCACAGGAGCCTTTAGGCCAGGAATTCTCACTGCACTGATGGGGGTCAGTGGAGCAGGAAAGACAACTCTGATGGATGTTCTTTCAGGAAGAAAAACTGGAGGTATCATTGAAGGAGATATAAGAATCGGAGGCTACCCCAAAGTGCAAAAGACATTTGAAAGAGTTTCAGGTTACTGTGAGCAGAATGACATACATTCTCCATATATAACCGTTGAAGAATCTGTCACATACTCAGCTTGGTTGCGGTTGCCAACAGAAATTGATTCTGTCACGAAAGGG AAATTTGTTGAAGAAGTCCTTGAAACAATTGAACTTGATGGTATAAAGGATTGTTTAGTTGGCATCCCTGGCCAAAGTGGCTTGTCTACCGAACAACGTAAAAGACTAACCATTGCAGTGGAGCTGGTTTCCAATCCATCAATAATATTCATGGATGAACCTACATCTGGTTTGGATGCTCGAGCAGCTGCAGTTGTTATGCGTGCAGTGAAGAATGTTGTTGCCACTGGCAGGACGACGGTTTGCACTATACACCAACCAAGCATCGACATATTTGAGACTTTTGATGAG TTGATTCTAATGAAATCTGGAGGACGGATTATTTATAGTGGAATGCTAGGCCATCATTCAAGTAGACTGATTGAATATTTTCAG AATATACCTGGGGTGCCAAAGATCAAGGACAATTATAATCCTGCAACCTGGATGTTGGAAGCTACCTCTGCATCTGTAGAAGCagaacttaaaatagattttgcACAAATATATAAAGAGTCACACCTTTGCCG GGATACCCTTGAATTGGTGAGAGAGTTGAGTGAACCACCGCCAGGTACAAAAGACTTGCACTTTTCAACTCGCTTCCCACAAAATAGTTTGGGACAGTTTATGGCATGCCTTTGGAAGCAACACTTGTCTTATTGGAGAAGTCCTGAGTACAACTTAACTCGTTTCATTTTCATGATTGTTTGTGCAATCATGTTTGGAGCAGTATTCTGGCAGAAAGGGAATAAAAT AAACAATCAGCAGGATTTGTTCAACGTACTTGGATCAATGTATATTGCTGTAATATTCTTGGGTCTAAATTACTGTTCAACAATTCTACCATATGTGGCTACTGAGCGTGCTGTCTTGTACCGAGAAAAATTCGCTGGAATGTACTCTTCCACAGCTTATTCATTTGCACAG GTGGCCATTGAAATACCATATATCTTGGTGCAATCAATTTTATATGTGGCTATCACATATCCAATGATAGGTTTCCATTGGTCAGTTCAGAAAGTGTTTTGGTACTTCTACACCACATTCTGTACATTTTTATACTTTGTATATCTTGGAATGATGGTAATGTCGATGAGCTCAAATCTCGATATAGCTTCTGTATTGTCGACTGCAGTCTACACCATATTCAATCTCTTTTCTGGATTTCTCATGCCAGGACCG AAAATTCCTAAATGGTGGGTTTGGTGCTACTGGATTTGTCCTACTGCTTGGTCCTTGAATGGCCTCCTAACTTCACAATATGGAGACATAGAGAAGGAGGTACTCGTATTTGGGGAACGAAAATCAGTTGGTTCCTTTTTAAGAGATTACTATGGCTTCCGGCATGACAGATTAAGCCTTGTGGCTGTGGTGCTCATTGTGTACCCAATTGTCTACGCTTCTCTGTTTGCCTATTtcataaagaaaatgaattacCAAAAGAGATAA